A window of Conger conger chromosome 13, fConCon1.1, whole genome shotgun sequence contains these coding sequences:
- the LOC133108751 gene encoding E3 ubiquitin-protein ligase TRIM35-like, whose protein sequence is MASGSSLLEEELSCPVCSEIFRDPVLLSCSHSFCKACLQQYWDQKGSRECPVCRRRSSKEHPPCNLSLRNTCEAFLKERSQRAEAGSEVLCSLHSEKLKLFCLDDQTPVCVVCQTSRKHRTHVMLPVQEASEEFKEKLRTALAPLQKKLKAFNAVKLVCDQTAEHIKSQAQHTERQIKMEFEKLQQYLKEEEAARITALREEEEQKSQLMKKKIEKMTEEISSLSEQIRAIEQELGAEDISFLQSYKDTQIRAQCTLGDPEKVSGALIDVAKHLGNLKYRVLEKMLGTVQYTPVTLDPNTAHPTLSLYEDLTSVRDSDESQQVPDNPERFAGWCVLGSEGFSSGRHCWDVEVGGVYWLVGVVKESFSRKGGVPLSPAGGVWVIAQYRSGEYRALTSPPTPLTVQRDLQRVRVQLDWDRGEVSFSDLRNNTPLYTFRHSFTERLFPFFSPSTHGMQICPLKVSVSVK, encoded by the exons ATGGCATCTGGATcctctctcctggaagaggagctctcctgtcctgtgtgctctgaaatcttcagggatcctgttcttctgagttgcagtcacagcttctgtaaggcctgtctgcagcagtactgggatcagaagggatctcgggagtgcccagtttgcaggagaagatcttctAAGGAACATCCTCCCTGTAACCTGTCTCTGAGGAATACCTGTGAGgcgttcttaaaggagagaagtcagagagctgaagcaggatctgaagtgctctgcagtctgcacagtgagaaactcaaactcttctgtcTGGATGATCAAACACCTGTCTGTGTTGTCTGTCAAACTTCAAGAAAACATAGAACTCATGTAATGCTACCAGTCCAGGAGGCTTCCGAAGAGTTTAAG gagaaactcaggactgcactggctccactgcagaagaagctaaaagcctttaatgcagtgaaactagtctgtgatcaaacagcagagcacatcaag agccaggcccagcacacagagagacagataaagatggagtttgagaaacttcagcagtacctaaaagaggaagaggcagccaggatcactgcactgagggaggaagaggagcagaagagtcagctgatgaagaagaagattgagaagatgacagaagagatatcatccctttcagaacagatcagagccatagaacaggagctgggagctgaagacatctcattcctgcag agctacaaggacacacaaatCAG agcccagtgcaccctgggggatccagagaaggtctcaggagcgctgattgatgtggccaagcacctgggcaatctgaagtacagagtgttggagaagatgctggggactgttcaataca ctcctgtgactctggacccaaacacagcacatcccaCCCTCTCACTGTATGAGGACCTGaccagtgtgagagacagtgatgAGAGTCAgcaggttcctgataatccagagagatttgctGGGTGgtgtgtgctgggctctgagggattcagctcagggagacactgctgggatgtagaagtggggggtgtGTACTGGCtggtgggtgtggttaaagagtccTTCAGCAGGAAAGGGGGTGTGCCTCTGAGCccagcaggaggagtgtgggtTATAGCGCAGTACAGGAGTGGGGAATACAGAGCCCTGACCTCCCCACCTACACccctcactgtgcagagggacctccagagggtcagagtgcagctggactgggacaggggggaggtgtcgtTCTCTGACCTCCGTaacaacactcctctctacacttttagacactccttcactgagagactgtttccattCTTTAGTCCGTCTACTCACGGGATGCAGATCTGTCCACTGaaggtgtctgtgagtgtaaaatAG